A window of the Dyadobacter pollutisoli genome harbors these coding sequences:
- a CDS encoding cold-shock protein, whose product MQEGTVKFFNETKGFGFISPTNGGDDIFVHSSGLNTDIRENDTVSYEVENGRKGLNAVNVSVI is encoded by the coding sequence ATGCAAGAAGGAACTGTTAAATTTTTTAATGAAACCAAAGGCTTTGGCTTCATTTCTCCTACAAATGGTGGAGACGACATTTTTGTACATTCGTCAGGTCTAAATACTGACATTCGCGAAAACGATACTGTGTCTTACGAAGTGGAGAATGGTAGAAAAGGATTAAACGCAGTTAACGTTAGCGTTATCTGA
- a CDS encoding transglutaminase family protein has product MSLSVAIYHKTEYVYDRKVFLSPHLFRLRPAAHAHAVINSYQLTILPPSHYIHWQQDLFGNFIARADFSEAINGMSLEVRLDATLNPYNPFDFLLDDFARFFPFYYPSRIQSDLASYTEILDWGPRITDLVQKARALTGDTIGFLVELNKLIYNHVGYIQRMQAGIQTCEQTLESGMGACRDSAWLLVQVMRHLGLASRFASGYLVQFIGDATIGSVDLHAWAEVFIPGAGWIGLDATSGLFTSEGHIPLACTPRPADAAVVTGTTDPCQSNIYYQSSVTKLPAGNNQALPLF; this is encoded by the coding sequence ATGTCTCTTTCGGTTGCTATTTATCACAAAACGGAATATGTTTATGACCGGAAGGTTTTTCTTTCTCCGCATCTTTTTCGTCTCAGGCCAGCGGCGCATGCGCACGCGGTCATCAACAGCTATCAGCTGACGATCCTGCCTCCGAGCCATTACATTCATTGGCAGCAGGATTTGTTCGGTAATTTTATTGCCAGGGCCGATTTCTCAGAAGCGATCAATGGTATGTCGCTGGAAGTGAGGTTGGATGCTACATTGAACCCATATAATCCTTTTGATTTTTTGCTGGATGATTTTGCAAGGTTTTTTCCATTCTATTATCCTTCACGGATTCAAAGTGACCTGGCTTCCTACACCGAAATACTGGACTGGGGACCGCGGATCACGGACCTGGTTCAAAAAGCAAGAGCGCTCACAGGAGACACCATCGGCTTTTTGGTTGAACTGAACAAGCTCATATACAACCATGTAGGCTACATACAAAGAATGCAGGCGGGCATACAGACCTGTGAACAAACATTGGAAAGCGGCATGGGCGCCTGTCGGGATTCAGCTTGGCTGCTGGTGCAGGTAATGCGTCACCTTGGCCTGGCAAGCCGCTTTGCTTCGGGTTATCTGGTTCAGTTTATTGGTGATGCCACCATTGGCTCGGTTGATTTACATGCCTGGGCAGAAGTATTTATTCCCGGAGCAGGCTGGATCGGACTTGACGCAACATCCGGACTTTTCACAAGCGAAGGCCACATTCCGCTGGCCTGTACGCCGCGCCCCGCAGATGCTGCCGTGGTCACTGGCACCACCGACCCGTGCCAATCGAATATTTACTACCAGAGCTCAGTAACCAAGCTACCGGCAGGAAATAATCAGGCGCTTCCACTTTTCTGA